The Tursiops truncatus isolate mTurTru1 chromosome X, mTurTru1.mat.Y, whole genome shotgun sequence DNA segment CCAGCCACCCTGAGGCCTTCTGCTCTTCTCCTTCACTAAGCTTGGCCCCTGCCAGGGTTCTGGACCCCACAATTTCCCCAGAATCCGTGGCTGCAGTAGAAGGGGGTTAAGGGTGGCACAGGGCTGGAGGATCAGAGTTGAGCATCTAGGAACAAGGAAAGGAGAAGCCAGGGGATTTACCCCTCTGGCAGGCACATACTACCAGTAGAGAGAGAGGAGCAAGGATTTTGCAATATCTGCATGTGGGAGTCTGAATGCCAGCTGGCCATTAGTCGTTGTGGCTTGGACAAGTCCGTTCCCCTGCTTGGACTATCTTCTTTtctgtacctttctttttctatatctttCCTGAGACACTAATTCCTCCCAGCTTTTTCAAAACTCCCAAGGCAACAGTAAAGATTATGGGAAGTCAGAGGTGTCTGTGTTTTAATCTTCAAGGCACCTGGAGTGACGTGATTACTGTCCCTGTCCAAGGACTGGTTCTTGCCTCCATATTCCCCAATCAAGTTTCCCAAGGCACTTGAAGGGCCAGCTTGGCTCATCTCCAGGAACTTTTCTCTGACGGTTATTAGACTCTCGCCTGGGTGAGATGGTGGGCCTCACCATCATGGCCCCCCTTCTCAGCAGGAGCTTCTATCCCATCGATTTGTTTCATGTGGAATAACAGCCTCCAGTTGTCAAAGGCCTGCTATGTGGCAGGCCTTGTGCTAGTCCTCTTGTCAATGTTATAGGTGTAGAATATTGTCCCCTCTCAGTACACTGATAGgaaaatagaggctcagagatgtAAAGTTACTTTTCCAAAGTCTCACAAATTGGAAATGGCAAATCTGGGAGAGCTCTGTCGTTGCCCCATAGTCTGAGATgccaccttctcctcctcctcctcctcctccacttgCACCGCACTGCCTTCACTTCCTCTTTCTTGCTGCCATGGCCTTAACCAGAAGGTTGGGCACTCAATAACAAAATATACAACTAGCTCCATGGTCCTTCTCACTCTACTCAcctgctgggcagggcagggggtctGTGTGTCTTCCTGGAAAGAGAAATTGTTAGTTGCTTCTTCAAGGGTGCTGGAGTCCAGGACAGAGACAAAGATTCCGAGGCCAGACCGATCAGCAGAGCTCCTTGGGAGCTTGCCTGCAGGAGCAGAGAGCACAGGTTGGAGTCAGGGACCAAGCCAGCCATGGAAAGGAGATGTGGGCATGTTTTAGGACAACGATAGGAGCCCAGGATGTCAGAGTTGGGAAGACCTTGAAGACCAGCTAGTCCTACTCTTCATTTTGGGACTGGGGACTatgagacccagagagaagtATATTTTTCCCCAGGGTCATATGGCAAGTTGCAGTAGGGTTAGAGATGGTACCCAGGTCTTCAGGACACAGGAAGGGGTCTGGGCAGTGGCTGAGGTGGAAGCTTCCCACACTGGCCCCAGACTCCTCCCCAGGGGTTGCACAGGGGTGGGCCTCAAGCTGATGTTCTCCTTCCCAACTGTGAGAGACTGGGGACAGCTTAGGTGAGCCTTTCTCCCTGACCGTCTCCCCCCGACTCTACCTCCCACCCAATCTGAGGCCTCATCCCACTGTGGACCTTTTTGACCGCACCCCCCCCCCAGATGTCTCCAGCCCACCAACACTTGGTAGATAATATTGATGAGGTTTTATAGTTGGGGAAGCTAAGGCCCAaggagtaacttgcccaaagccacatcGAAATTGGGTGGTAGGACTGGTGACAGAACTACTCGTGCTCCCTACACCCAAAACTCAGACACCCTCCCTGGCCAGAGATACTCACTGGGGACTCCTGCTTGAATGGCCAACTTGTTGACATGACTGTGAGCTTTGGGAGAGGTGGTCCCACTCCTTATCAGTCCTTCAGTCAGGTGCCTCTTTCGGAGTGGCCCCTGCTCCGACTTCAAGGTACTCTCAGCAGGCAAGATGCTGCAGTGTTCCCTAAAGTGGGGGATTGCAGGTCTAAAGTCAGTCACCTTTAGAGGagcccactcccctccccttgtCAGACACCATACTCACGAGAAGAGGGCACACTTGTGACACTCGCAGACCTTGAAGAGGCAGTAGTGCTCCTGGTCCTTGACTTGGGCAGTGATGCCGTGTTTGTGGCAGCGGGCTCTGCGACGTTTAGCTCTTCTggggccaggttcaatcccccATGGGGCTCCGGTCTCAAGTCCAGTGGTGGAGTCAGGGGGGCCGCAGGGCACAGCAGGCATTTCATTGGGATCCATGGTTCTAGAGCAAGGAGTGGAGGTCAGGGTGGCCACATGATCCCCTACCCACAACGTACTTCCTCTCCCTTGGAAAGCCCCATCTGAGGCGGCTGGATTCTTCTCCACCCAGCTCACCGTTGAAATGAGATTGTACCCTCCCTTCTTACTTCGTGTAGCCTCCTTCCCAGGGCGCTCCACTCACGCATAGGCAGGTTGCAAGAAACTCTGGGCATGGGTCCTGTATATTTTCAATCCAATTACTAGTCTCTCTGCCTACCTTCACTCCACATAGACACCCTTCACAGGCATGCACATGCACTCTCACGCCCCCTTCAACAATTACTACTTCCCTTTCTCATGTATCATCTTGTATTCTGCTATGCCCAGCTATTATTCCTGGCATCCACTTCCACAATTGTCTTCCTAACCTCCTGCATTCATTCACTCCCTACTCATGATTCTATGCCTCTCTGCATTCAATTCTATTATTAGTCTCCTGTATGCCCTACATTCAATCTTCCTCTCACCTTCCATTCCGATTTTTTTTCTTGCACCCCATCGAAATCTTAATTATTCTCTTGCTCCCTCTTTAAACTGACACCCCTTTGCATCTCATGAAATCATATTCTGCTGGATCTCAAGCCCCTGTTTcaatcattattttcattaattccCTCAATTATTTATCAAGTAGATGTTTGTTGATCCCCCCTAGTGAATGCCAGACCCTGATCTAGTCAAAAGCCAACTCCTCACTACACTAATTGTTCTCTTGCACCAACACACCCTCTCTGCTTTCATGCAAACCCGTGCATTCCCTCCACAGCCTCCCAACAATCTTCCATGCTCCTCTCCAAACTTCAACAAttatgcttgggcttccctggtggcgcaggggttgagagtccgcctgccgatgcaggggacacgggttcgtgccccagtccgggaagatcccacatgccacggagcggctgggcccgtgagccatggccgctgagcctgcgcatcgggagcctgtgctccgcaacaggagaggtcacaacagtgagaggcccacataccgcaaacaaacaaacaaaccaaaaaaccaatcACGCTTGAGCACACCTTCCCCTCCTCCCGCACCCAGAGTGCACCACCTCCTCTCAGGCTGCCAGACCATTCCCTGCCACACCCACCTCAGAATCAAAGGGTGGGGCATAAGCCCTGCCCCAGGGGCCAGAGGCCAGGTGTCAGGAGGCCTCAGCAAGCGGTCGTCCATCCCACAGGACTTCAGCCAAGGGGGCTGGGGTTGGGTgtggagtgggaggtggggtgggggtggggcagagtggGATATGAGGTACCCGGCTGagatggaggagaggagaaggggttGGGGATCCatagcaggagggagggaggaaagaagaggtgTGGAGAATGAGGGTCCTATTCCTGATGCCAGTCTGTGGTTACCCCAGCCTCCACCAGGTCAGAATCAATCTGCTGGGACAGGAGACCTGAAGGAAGCCTCAGCTCTCGCTCCCTTTCCCGCTCTGCCTTCAAAGGCCAATGAGCTTCCAGCTCTGCCTTTCACCTCCCACTGCTATGGCCAGCGACCAATGAGCTTCAAGCTCATCCGAAGGTCACTGACCAAAGTCCCGCCCCACTCGTCGCTTCCCTCCCAGTTCTCCTCTCGCTGGCTTTATTGGGCGGCCGGCCATTTAACTCCGGAAGTGAAGTAGAGCTTTGTGCTCTCCAGACCTCGTTTCCCGAACTGTTCTCTCTTTGGATGTGAAATATTGTACACGCATGCCTTTTAAACACACGTCCGTGGTATTCTGTAACTTACTTTTACAAAATTCAGCGTGTGTTTCTAAGGTCGCTCCGTATTCCTATGTCAGGGATTCTCAGGCAGGGGTTCGTAATTCACAGTCAGATTTTGCATctccagggaacatttggcaCTGTCTGGAGTCATTTTGGTCTTTAtttgtgtgtctctgtttctgaatTCCCTGTTCTGTTCCACAGATAAATTGGTCTATTCCtgtgccagtactacactgtGTTAATTTTTATCTCTTGGTAAGACATTTTGATCTCTGGTAGGACAAGTCTTCACACCTTATTCATCATCTCCAGGCATATCTTTACTATTCTTCGCCTTTTGCCCTTCCTAAActctaaaatataaatgttaggaTCAGCATGACATGTTTCCTGAAAACTCATTTGCGGTAGATTTGGATTGCATtttcattgaatctgtggatcagTTAAGAGAGAATTGGCTATCTTTATGATATCCAGCCTTCCTAGTCACCAACATGGGATGGCTCTCTATTTTTGTGGGTCTTCTTTAATGTTGGAATCTCTCAGCTTAGTATTTAGCTTTACCTTTTGTACGTTCAGATCTTGTACATCCTTTATTGCATTTACCCCAAGAACTCTGGAATGTTGTTGCTCTGGTGCTTGATATCTggttaaaatgacattttctatCTGTATCTGATTTCTAGAATTccacttggctttttaaaaaatatgttgatctcgggggcttccctggtggcgcagtggttgggagtgtgCCTGCTggtgcacgggacacgggttcgtgccccggtccgggaggatcccacctgccgcagatcggctgggcccgtgggccatggccgctgggctgcgtgtccggagcctgtgctccgcggcaggagaggccacagcagtaggAGGCCCgagtactggaaaaaaaatcgatctatctatatctatatctatatatttatatactgttCTCAAAGTCAGCCACCATGTTAAACTCTGTGATATCTAATCATGTGCCTATAAGTGGTGCACAGTTTTCTGTGAATCTATGAGTAACAGAAGCAAGGTAATCAACTTACATGTTTCTTACTGGCTGGCTAGGACATCCACTACAAGGTAAAATAGAAACGGCAAAATTGGGCATCTTTGGGTTATTCCTAATATTAAACAGAATGATGCCAACATTTCCATATTAAAATGGGCTTGCTGTGTTTCATTGTTTGCTTTAATTCTTcaattctttctctgtttctccttccttcctttctttctttccttccttctctcttttgtttcttccgttctctctctcttttctcattctttctttctttccctttatcagattaaggaatATCTCTTGTATTTCTAGCTTAATAAGATTGTCTTAAAAATCATGAATAGATATAGGATTATACTTTTTTGGCCTCCACTGAAATGATCAAGACTCTAATCATTTAATCTGTTAACACAGTGAGGGttatttataagaattttttttcgaAATCTTTACTGAAGTACACATCTTAGTGAGTTTCCAAAAACTAAACATAAACATCCAGTTAGCACCTGGAGCAAACAGCAGAATATATTAGCAACACACAAACCTCTCTCATGCCCCCTTCCATCTATagtttttctaatgttaaaccagATTTGCTCTCCTAGGATAGATGTAACTTAGTTATGGCGTATCATCTTTTGTGTACACTGGTGGGCTCAGTTTGCTAAAGTTTTGCTTAGAATTTTTTGTGTCTTCGGTTCACGAGGAAGATTGACTTGATGTTTCATTCCTCGTAGCATCTTTGCTGGTTCCAGGGTCAAGATTTTCTAGTCTCATAGACTAAGTCGGGCAAAAGTCCCTCTTTGCTACCCTCTGGCAGTGTTCACATAAGATTAGGATTATCTGTCTtgaaactatttattttttaacatcttcattggactataattgcattacaatgttgtgttagtttcttctgtataacaaagtgaatcagctatatgtatacatatatctccatatcctctccctcttgcatcaccctcccaacctcctatcccactgctctagttggtcacaaagcaccgagctaatctccctgtgctatgcaactgcatcccaatagctatctactttacactTGGTAGTGCATATACAtcaatgctattctctcacttcgtcccagcttacccttcctccgccctgtatcctcaagtccattctctatgcctgcgtctttattcctgtcctgcccctaggttcatcagaacaattttttaacatctatattggagtataattgctttacaatggtgtgttagtttcttctgtataacaaagtgaatcagctatatgtatacatatatcaccatatccgctccctcttgcatctccctcccaccctccctatcccagccctctaggtggtcacaaagcaccgagctaatctccctgtgctatgcagctgattcccacttgctatctagtttacatttggtagtgtatatacgtcaatggtactctcttacttcgtcccagcttacccttgcccctccctgggtcctgaagtccattctctacgtgtgcGTCTTTATCCCGTCCTGTCGCtagttcttcagaatcatttttcttttttttagattccatatatatgtgttagcatatggtatttgtttttctctttctgacttatttctttctgtatgacagactctaggtccatccaccttagtacaaataactcaacttcgtttccttctatggctgagtaatattccattgtatataggtgccacatgttctttatccatgtatctgtcgatggacatttaggttgcttccatgtcctggctattgtaaatagagctgcagtgaatattgtgctacatgactctttctttcttttttaacatctttagtggagtataattgctttacaagggtgtgttagtttctgctttataacaaagtgaatcagttatacatacacatatgcccccatatctctgccctcttgcatctccctccctcccaccatcccaatcccagccctctaggtggtcacaaagcactgagctgatctccctgtgctatgtggttgcttcccactagcaatctgttttacatttggtagtgcagatatgtacatgccactctcttactttgtcccagcttaccctttctcctccctgtgtcctcaagttcattttctggtaggtctgcgtctttattcctgaccagaccataggttcttcatgaccatttttttttagattccatatatatgtgttagcatacggtatttgtttttctctttcagacttacttcactctgtatga contains these protein-coding regions:
- the LOC101326320 gene encoding doublesex- and mab-3-related transcription factor C2-like, with translation MDPNEMPAVPCGPPDSTTGLETGAPWGIEPGPRRAKRRRARCHKHGITAQVKDQEHYCLFKVCECHKCALFSEHCSILPAESTLKSEQGPLRKRHLTEGLIRSGTTSPKAHSHVNKLAIQAGVPSKLPRSSADRSGLGIFVSVLDSSTLEEATNNFSFQEDTQTPCPAQQAPKASDQVSVSASSEWQQKLEAAEALLALRESSQAPSGSISVLQPCVAPAPAGDRGLQPPNPSLGPAPASSVSLPNGHLGCISPLS